From the Tripterygium wilfordii isolate XIE 37 chromosome 6, ASM1340144v1, whole genome shotgun sequence genome, one window contains:
- the LOC119999828 gene encoding RING-H2 finger protein ATL43-like: MNTHPNDPISYNVVFLSCSAMGVFIIILNSTLRNRSSYRIFYFVLRNFNLCGQRSRNKNMSISSPPTPGLFIFIFIFILLFRPSFADDDSRLTPPPQPPTSSFRPQKLAPFRPSIAVIVAFLTTMFSITFIILLYAKHCKRSTGGGHVRYGGQSTNPAATGRKNSGIDRTVIESLPLFRFGSLRGQKNGLECAVCLAWFEPAELLRLLPKCKHAFHVECVDTWLDAHSTCPLCRYRVDPEDILLIDDCKILHDSLPIRPQRPPTPQYEARQTAIEESSQIRGSRQVSGRHSSAGEKASGFLEIVVEQPGEQDPESSYSNENDNPASFRRSLDSSMSLKEEKNNSDSVTVGCFDRQRKDGILLADDGGTSSFDRSRFEHRIVISGTKPGSSSLHFNERWSDVHPSDMLYLRSEMIISDSRRFSSAFSGSRPSVGSNGRSVINSRSVSEITGLNRFSNDNSNRARHDRERQAGVVSRWLAWISQSQPVLRSERTTTTVAVSSAHL; the protein is encoded by the coding sequence atgaataCCCACCCAAATGATCCAATCAGTTACAATGTTGTTTTCTTGTCTTGTTCCGCAATGGGcgtatttattattatcttgaaCTCAACCTTACGCAATCGCTCCTCTTATCGTATTTTCTATTTTGTCCTCCGGAATTTCAATTTGTGCGGACAGAGATCTCGAAACAAAAACATGTCCATTTCAAGTCCTCCAACTCCGGgtctcttcatcttcatcttcatcttcatccttCTCTTCAGACCCTCATTTGCAGATGATGATTCAAGACTAACACCTCCGCCTCAGCCTCCGACGTCGTCATTCAGACCGCAAAAACTTGCTCCCTTCAGGCCGAGCATAGCCGTGATTGTGGCCTTCTTGACCACCATGTTTTCCATCACATTTATCATCCTCCTCTACGCCAAACACTGTAAGCGCAGCACCGGCGGCGGCCATGTTCGTTATGGCGGGCAATCTACTAATCCTGCGGCGACGGGCAGGAAGAACTCCGGCATCGACAGGACGGTGATTGAGTCGCTCCCACTCTTTCGATTCGGTTCGCTTAGGGGACAGAAGAACGGACTCGAGTGCGCTGTTTGTCTGGCTTGGTTCGAGCCTGCGGAGCTGTTGAGATTGCTCCCGAAGTGCAAGCACGCGTTTCATGTCGAATGCGTTGATACTTGGCTTGATGCGCATTCCACTTGCCCTCTCTGTCGATACCGGGTTGACCCGGAGGACATTCTCTTGATCGACGATTGCAAAATATTGCACGATAGCCTACCAATCCGACCACAACGTCCTCCAACACCGCAATATGAAGCCAGACAGACTGCAATCGAAGAGTCGAGTCAGATTCGGGGATCTCGGCAAGTTTCGGGGAGGCACTCGTCCGCGGGTGAGAAAGCGAGTGGGTTTTTAGAAATAGTAGTGGAGCAACCCGGTGAGCAAGATCCGGAGTCTTCTTATTCTAATGAAAACGACAATCCGGCATCGTTTAGGAGGTCTCTTGATAGTTCGATGTCATTGAAGGAAGAGAAGAACAACAGTGATTCTGTAACCGTTGGATGCTTTGACCGGCAACGAAAAGACGGGATTCTCTTGGCTGATGATGGTGGAACGAGTAGTTTTGACCGCAGTAGATTCGAGCACCGTATCGTAATCTCAGGAACAAAACCCGGGTCGAGTTCGCTCCACTTCAACGAAAGATGGAGCGACGTACATCCGTCAGATATGCTATATCTACGGTCAGAAATGATAATAAGTGACAGCCGTAGATTTTCCTCAGCGTTCTCGGGATCGCGGCCGTCAGTTGGGAGCAATGGTAGAAGCGTAATTAACTCGAGAAGCGTGTCGGAAATCACGGGGTTGAACAGATTCTCGAACGACAACAGCAACCGTGCCCGTCATGATCGAGAACGACAGGCGGGAGTTGTATCGAGATGGTTGGCTTGGATTTCACAGTCACAGCCAGTTTTACGATCGGAGCGTACAACCACCACTGTTGCTGTTAGTTCAGCgcacttataa
- the LOC119999829 gene encoding myb-related protein 315-like: protein MKWQHLCLDYKCFLLGLEEALESLTIERQRKMGRQPCCDKVGLKRGPWTIEEDHKLINFILNNGIHCWRAVPKLAGLLRCGKSCRLRWINYLRPDLKRGNYTEAEENQIIQLHSRLGNRWSKIASHFPGRTDNEIKNHWNTRIKKKLKLLGLDPVTHKPIQQTETIRVPAEPNSSQEDEAVKEEDETTELLRNYEMLCGGLDMEALMMNPERSNNTCSSNNTPSSSLDQESNNNNNLRINGESPTTKQDDHDHDHDSLRQWFDSVDSFLSWNEC, encoded by the exons ATGAAGTGGCAGCATCTTTGCTTGGATTATAAGTGTTTCCTTTTAGGCCTAGAAGAAGCACTAGAGTCCTTGACAAttgaaagacaaagaaaaatGGGAAGGCAACCTTGTTGTGATAAGGTTGGATTGAAGAGAGGTCCATGGACAATTGAGGAGGATCACAAGCTCATCAATTTCATACTTAACAATGGCATCCATTGCTGGCGAGCCGTCCCGAAACTTGCAG GTTTACTAAGGTGTGGAAAAAGTTGTAGATTAAGATGGATAAACTATCTCCGGCCGGATCTTAAGCGAGGAAATTATACAGAAGCTGAAGAAAATCAGATCATACAGCTTCATTCACGTCTTGGTAACAG GTGGTCTAAGATTGCTTCACATTTTCCGGGACGAACCGATAATGAGATCAAGAATCATTGGAATACCAGGATCAAGAAGAAGCTAAAGCTCCTTGGATTAGATCCAGTGACTCATAAACCCATTCAGCAAACAGAGACAATTAGGGTTCCAGCTGAGCCTAATTCATCACAAGAAGATGAGGCagtgaaggaagaagatgaaacAACTGAGCTTCTGAGGAATTATGAGATGTTATGTGGTGGGTTGGACATGGAAGCACTAATGATGAACCCAGAAAGAAGTAATAACACTTGTTCAAGTAATAATACTCCTTCATCATCTCTTGATCAAGAatcaaacaacaataataatctGCGGATTAATGGCGAATCACCGACGACAAAACAagatgatcatgatcatgatcatgattCTCTAAGGCAGTGGTTTGATAGTGTTGATTCTTTTCTATCATGGAATGAATGTTAA
- the LOC120000512 gene encoding acyl-CoA-binding protein-like — protein sequence MGLKEEFEEYAEKAKTLPPTTTDANKLILYGLYKQATVGPVNTGRPGMFSPKDRAKWDAWKAAEAKSKDEAMSDYITKVKQLQEEAAASST from the exons ATGGGTTTGAAG GAAGAATTTGAAGAGTATGCCGAGAAAGCTAAGACCCTTCCACCAACTACAACAGATGCGAACAAGCTTATTCTGTACGGGCTTTACAAGCAAGCCACTGTTGGGCCAGTGAACACCG GTCGTCCTGGGATGTTCAGTCCGAAAGACAGAGCAAAGTGGGATGCATGGAAAGCTGCTGAAG CTAAATCGAAGGATGAGGCAATGAGTGATTATATCACCAAGGTAAAACAGTTGCAGGAAGAAGCTGCTGCTTCTTCTACTTGA
- the LOC119999575 gene encoding ATP-dependent Clp protease proteolytic subunit 4, chloroplastic-like — translation MDLLSVSSPAAYRFASLKPSFRGPKHSQLTFSFPCRSTVKASIKPLQQPICTSNSKSLTLTLPQELSSSATQMPVTAMRGAESDAMSLLLRERIVFLGNTIDDVVADYIISQLLLLDAQDSTKDIRLFINSPGGSLSATMAIYDVVQLVRADVSTVALGIAASTASIILGGGTKGKRLAMPNTRIMVHQPLGGASGQAMDVEIQAREIMHNKNNVTRIISGFTSRTFEQVQKDIDRDRYMSPMEAVEYGIIDAVIDGDSIIPLVPVPERVKPKYNYEEIRKDPKKFLNPDIPEDEIY, via the exons ATGGACTTACTCTCAGTCTCGTCCCCGGCGGCCTATCGTTTTGCGTCCTTGAAACCCTCGTTCAGAGGCCCCAAACACTCCCAACtcaccttttcttttccatGTCGATCTACTGTTAAAGCCTCCATTAAACCCCTACAACAGCCGATATGTACATCCAACTCCAAAAGCCTTACGCTGACCCTGCCACAAGAGCTATCTTCGTCCGCAACTCAGATGCCGGTCACGGCCATGAGAGGTGCGGAGTCCGACGCCATGAGCCTCTTGCTTAGAGAGCGGATTGTTTTCCTTGGTAACACCATCGACGACGTTGTGGCGGATTACATTATAAGCCAGTTGTTGCTCTTAGATGCCCAGGATTCTACCAAGGATATTAGGCTCTTCATCAATTCTCCTGGCGGCTCTCTCAG TGCTACAATGGCCATCTATGATGTTGTCCAGCTTGTAAGGGCCGATGTGTCCACGGTTGCCCTTGGAATTGCGGCATCGACAGCTTCTATAATTCTTGGTGGTGGCACAAAAGGCAAGCGCCTTGCAATGCCAAACACTCGAATTATGGTTCATCAACCTCTCGGAGGAGCAAGTGGGCAAGCAATGGATGTGGAAATTCAAGCACGAGAAATAATGCATAATAAGAATAATGTCACGAGAATTATTTCGGGTTTCACTTCTCGGACTTTCGAACAAGTCCAGAAAGATATCGATAGGGATCGTTATATGTCTCCAATGGAAGCAGTTGAATATGGAATAATTGATGCAGTGATCGACGGTGATAGCATCATTCCTTTGGTTCCTGTCCCGGAAAGGGTAAAACCAAAATATAATTATGAAGAAATCCGTAAGGATCCGAAGAAATTTTTGAACCCAGATATCCCAGAGGATGAGATATATTAG
- the LOC120000731 gene encoding uncharacterized protein LOC120000731: protein MGRAGLRFRKGRPVLGTAWANGDVGPVRAGRVPKEGLNGKKDELKNNGTRCPEDTIPIRRSTVADGIEKQQCYSYRKPQAHNYAIEHALVVYTAHEQILGAEATINVWKPSVETENEFSLAQISIKYGEHQDINIIKVGWHVLPSLYGDTKTRLYSYWTGDVSGETGCYNNICAGFLKARREEIWGGALDHSISGGQQFHITVNIAKGLGGHWWLKIGGNMVGSWTRDLFTHMKNSASRVEWGGKVSNTRPENRHTRTWMGAGHFAEEKFGKASYFHNLQVEDVNNQLMPVPLSSLLEKMTDENCYNIMPFAATSGHGTSFYYGGPGYSLQCP from the exons ATGGGCCGGGCGGGGCTGCGTTTCCGGAAGGGGCGACCTGTCTTAGGGACAGCGTGGGCCAACGGGGACGTTGGCCCTGTAAGAGCGGGG AGAGTTCCTAAGGAGGGGTTGAACGGGAAAAAAGATGAGTTGAAGAACAATGGGACAAGGTGTCCAGAGGATACCATTCCTATACGACGGAGCACAGTTGCTGATGGTATAGAAAAACAACAATGTTATTCTTATCGTAAGCCTCAAGCACATAATTATGCCATTGAG CATGCATTGGTTGTTTATACGGCACATGAACAAATATTGGGGGCGGAGGCAACGATAAATGTGTGGAAGCCATCAGTTGAGACGGAGAATGAGTTTAGCCTTGCTCAAATTTCAATCAAATATGGAGAAcaccaagatattaatattatcAAAGTTGGATGGCAT GTCCTCCCATCTCTTTATGGTGATACAAAAACGAGATTGTATAGCTACTGGACT ggagaTGTGTCAGGGGAAACAGGATGCTACAATAATATTTGTGCAGGATTCTTAAAGGCCAGACGGGAAGAGATCTGGGGAGGTGCACTTGATCATTCTATTAGTGGGGGTCAACAATTTCATATCACTGTAAATATTGCAAAG GGTTTGGGAGGACATTGGTGGTTGAAAATTGGAGGCAACATGGTAGGTTCATGGACAAGAGACCTCTTCACTCACATGAAAAACTCTGCCAGCCGTGTGGAGTGGGGTGGCAAGGTGTCCAACACAAGACCCGAAAACAGGCATACAAGAACATGGATGGGTGCCGGCCATTTTGCGGAGGAGAAATTTGGAAAAGCAAGTTATTTCCACAATCTACAAGTGGAGGATGTGAATAATCAATTAATGCCAGTTCCTCTTTCAAGCCTTTTGGAGAAAATGACAGACGAAAATTGTTACAATATTATGCCTTTTGCTGCAACTAGTGGCCATGGCACTAGCTTTTACTATGGAGGCCCAGGCTACAGTCTTCAATGTCCATGA
- the LOC120000369 gene encoding protein CYCLOPS-like isoform X1 has protein sequence MVKDGNYRGLVKQVGIQQNCNSYQIPAVQRIEGEQNIMETEGRVFSDLYRNSSEELFLKSLMESSIGLPVPTMEMLGFKNLNQNFRTDSEELFKSWLMNGENHGHNSSSIAYRTRQASRRLSTELANLSNQQHAGALQKKRSRDILLAQSNSLAEENSGECGQQSIGNAVERRTQASNLYLAKAWFHSSQPMTRSRSSELRRRYAALQTTQTAFAMEALHDASGVGTNKLKQEFASPNGFGDLPVCDNANQLNTFMSPSNSSSYNASDQMGNIDKVSSVVSMLKGTLERKKLFTQVEKETVENCSNGFYQGIVANPVFDKGQENHSNQIMENFQEIPSGEVQDPGFLQMVQGSMDLDMQGFVNPMNLVQFSAVSREPSQSESSAAAPVVSSGFDACDGPSNSSQTPSFCESSKKQVAKTRSLENDSRAKDFRVQIIDNLKDDRKRGGLVRYGSVTSAGSGDKGDSTKKRRVERSRKMAEAKERNLTPAVPSDMQVILKRCENLEKEVRSLKLNLSFMNRKDSEQTKQIEELQKQNEELGDEKERLLEEIERIISETGKM, from the exons ATGGTCAAGGATGGAAACTATAGAGGCTTGGTAAAACAAGTGGGCATCCAGCAGAATTGTAATTCATATCAAATCCCAGCCGTCCAAAGGATTGAGGGAGAACAGAATATAATGGAGACAGAGGGGAGAGTATTTTCAGACTTATATAGGAATTCTAGTGAGGAGTTGTTTCTGAAATCCTTGATGGAAAGTTCAATTGGATTACCAGTACCGACCATGGAGATGCTGGGTTTCAAGAATCTTAATCAAAACTTTCGTACAGATAGTGAGGAGCTCTTTAAAAGCTGGCTTATGAATGGAGAG aaTCATGGTCATAATTCATCAAGCATAGCTTACCGTACTCGACAAGCCTCACGAAG GTTATCCACCGAACTAGCCAATTTGTCTAATCAGCAACATGCGGGTGCccttcaaaagaaaagaagcaggGATATCTTGCTTGCACAGAGTAATTCGTTGGCTGAGGAGAATTCTGGTGAATGCGGCCAACAATCAATTGG GAATGCTGTTGAAAGAAGAACGCAGGCTAGTAATTTATATCTCGCCAAG GCATGGTTTCACAGTTCTCAACCCATGACACGAAGTCGATCTTCTGAGTTGCG GAGGAGATATGCTGCCTTGCAAACCACTCAAACGGCTTTTGCTATGGAAGCATTGCATGATGCTTCTGGGGTTGGTACCAATAAATTGAAACAAGAGTTTGCTAGTCCAAATGGTTTTGGTGACCTTCCTGTATGTGACAATGCTAACCAGTTGAATACATTCATGTCTCCCTCCAATTCATCCTCCTATAATGCTTCTGATCAAATGGGTAATATTGATAAAGTTTCATCTGTTGTGAGCATGCTGAAGGGCACactggaacgcaaaaagctctTTACCCAAGTCGAGAAAGAAACTGTTGAAAATTGCTCTAATGGGTTTTATCAAGGAATTGTTGCGAATCCTGTTTTTGATAAAGGACAGGAGAATCACagtaatcaaattatggaaaatTTTCAAGAGATACCTTCTGGTGAAGTACAGGATCCTGGATTCTTGCAGATGGTTCAAGGATCTATGGATCTTGATATGCAAGGTTTTGTAAATCCAATGAACCTAGTTCAGTTTAGTGCAGTTTCTCGAGAACCTTCTCAGAGTGAATCTTCTGCTGCTGCACCAGTAGTTTCATCTGGTTTTGATGCTTGTGACGGTCCCAGCAACTCAAGTCAAACTCCAAGCTTCTGTGAGAGCTCGAAAAAACAAGTTGCAAAAACTAGGAGTTTGGAAAATGACTCTAGAGCCAAAG ATTTCAGGGTACAGATAATTGACAATTTGAAAGATGACAGAAAG AGGGGAGGTCTCGTCAGATATGGATCTGTAACATCAGCTGgttcag GTGATAAGGGAGACTCCACAAAAAAGCGTAGGGTAGAGCGATCTCGGAA AATGGCCGAGGCAAAGGAAAGAAATTTGACACCGGCAGTTCCATCTGATATGCAAGTGATTTTAAAGCGTTGTGAAAATCTTGAGAAAGAAGTGCGGTCACTAAAGCTAAACCTGTCTTTCATGAATAG GAAGGACTCTGAACAGACTAAGCAGATAGAAGAGCTTCAAAAGCAAAATGAGGAGTTGGGGGATGAAAAGGAGCGCCTCCTGGAAGAGATAGAGAGAATCATTTCGGAAACGGGCAAGATGTAA
- the LOC120000369 gene encoding protein CYCLOPS-like isoform X2 — MVKDGNYRGLVKQVGIQQNCNSYQIPAVQRIEGEQNIMETEGRVFSDLYRNSSEELFLKSLMESSIGLPVPTMEMLGFKNLNQNFRTDSEELFKSWLMNGENHGHNSSSIAYRTRQASRRLSTELANLSNQQHAGALQKKRSRDILLAQSNSLAEENSGECGQQSIGNAVERRTQASNLYLAKAWFHSSQPMTRSRSSELRRRYAALQTTQTAFAMEALHDASGVGTNKLKQEFASPNGFGDLPVCDNANQLNTFMSPSNSSSYNASDQMGNIDKVSSVVSMLKGTLERKKLFTQVEKETVENCSNGFYQGIVANPVFDKGQENHSNQIMENFQEIPSGEVQDPGFLQMVQGSMDLDMQGFVNPMNLVQFSAVSREPSQSESSAAAPVVSSGFDACDGPSNSSQTPSFCESSKKQVAKTRSLENDSRAKGDKGDSTKKRRVERSRKMAEAKERNLTPAVPSDMQVILKRCENLEKEVRSLKLNLSFMNRKDSEQTKQIEELQKQNEELGDEKERLLEEIERIISETGKM; from the exons ATGGTCAAGGATGGAAACTATAGAGGCTTGGTAAAACAAGTGGGCATCCAGCAGAATTGTAATTCATATCAAATCCCAGCCGTCCAAAGGATTGAGGGAGAACAGAATATAATGGAGACAGAGGGGAGAGTATTTTCAGACTTATATAGGAATTCTAGTGAGGAGTTGTTTCTGAAATCCTTGATGGAAAGTTCAATTGGATTACCAGTACCGACCATGGAGATGCTGGGTTTCAAGAATCTTAATCAAAACTTTCGTACAGATAGTGAGGAGCTCTTTAAAAGCTGGCTTATGAATGGAGAG aaTCATGGTCATAATTCATCAAGCATAGCTTACCGTACTCGACAAGCCTCACGAAG GTTATCCACCGAACTAGCCAATTTGTCTAATCAGCAACATGCGGGTGCccttcaaaagaaaagaagcaggGATATCTTGCTTGCACAGAGTAATTCGTTGGCTGAGGAGAATTCTGGTGAATGCGGCCAACAATCAATTGG GAATGCTGTTGAAAGAAGAACGCAGGCTAGTAATTTATATCTCGCCAAG GCATGGTTTCACAGTTCTCAACCCATGACACGAAGTCGATCTTCTGAGTTGCG GAGGAGATATGCTGCCTTGCAAACCACTCAAACGGCTTTTGCTATGGAAGCATTGCATGATGCTTCTGGGGTTGGTACCAATAAATTGAAACAAGAGTTTGCTAGTCCAAATGGTTTTGGTGACCTTCCTGTATGTGACAATGCTAACCAGTTGAATACATTCATGTCTCCCTCCAATTCATCCTCCTATAATGCTTCTGATCAAATGGGTAATATTGATAAAGTTTCATCTGTTGTGAGCATGCTGAAGGGCACactggaacgcaaaaagctctTTACCCAAGTCGAGAAAGAAACTGTTGAAAATTGCTCTAATGGGTTTTATCAAGGAATTGTTGCGAATCCTGTTTTTGATAAAGGACAGGAGAATCACagtaatcaaattatggaaaatTTTCAAGAGATACCTTCTGGTGAAGTACAGGATCCTGGATTCTTGCAGATGGTTCAAGGATCTATGGATCTTGATATGCAAGGTTTTGTAAATCCAATGAACCTAGTTCAGTTTAGTGCAGTTTCTCGAGAACCTTCTCAGAGTGAATCTTCTGCTGCTGCACCAGTAGTTTCATCTGGTTTTGATGCTTGTGACGGTCCCAGCAACTCAAGTCAAACTCCAAGCTTCTGTGAGAGCTCGAAAAAACAAGTTGCAAAAACTAGGAGTTTGGAAAATGACTCTAGAGCCAAAG GTGATAAGGGAGACTCCACAAAAAAGCGTAGGGTAGAGCGATCTCGGAA AATGGCCGAGGCAAAGGAAAGAAATTTGACACCGGCAGTTCCATCTGATATGCAAGTGATTTTAAAGCGTTGTGAAAATCTTGAGAAAGAAGTGCGGTCACTAAAGCTAAACCTGTCTTTCATGAATAG GAAGGACTCTGAACAGACTAAGCAGATAGAAGAGCTTCAAAAGCAAAATGAGGAGTTGGGGGATGAAAAGGAGCGCCTCCTGGAAGAGATAGAGAGAATCATTTCGGAAACGGGCAAGATGTAA